A window from Listeria seeligeri serovar 1/2b str. SLCC3954 encodes these proteins:
- a CDS encoding DEAD/DEAH box helicase, protein MTESKIPSFWAEKWQEHGYETPTEIQRAMYQPIKDGADVLAVSPTGTGKTVAYALPTLEKIEATPHIQWLILAPSHELVMQITEVIRSWLPSEDLTVISLIGGANVKRQIEKLKKKPQIIVASPGRALELIKQKKIKMHEIKTITLDECDQLLRQENFKSTLEIVESAVRDRQLTLVSATKLENPETFFGQTEQEPVVLEVIAKPEELTNVEHLYMDVESRDKATLLRRISHIKDMRGLVFVKDKPRMEILLEKLHFDKVKAAGIHGEIRKEKRKKYLDDFKKGTLTYLIVTDVAARGLDIEDLPYVIHYDLAASEKEYTHRSGRTGRMGKSGTVITFANPREIRTLKQYLTIHNLKGKQVRFYQGKLLDGAVPENKIAKKTARPPKQVRKEKTNSSEKPAYKGKTTDKSKSVRKEKPTKSFKSEHNNKINKSKKKPTNFKKFK, encoded by the coding sequence ATGACAGAATCAAAAATCCCAAGCTTTTGGGCGGAAAAATGGCAAGAACATGGCTACGAAACGCCAACAGAAATTCAGCGTGCTATGTATCAGCCAATCAAAGACGGCGCAGATGTTTTAGCGGTGTCGCCAACTGGAACAGGGAAAACAGTAGCATATGCGCTGCCAACCTTGGAAAAAATTGAAGCTACCCCGCACATACAATGGCTAATTTTAGCGCCATCTCATGAACTTGTAATGCAAATTACGGAGGTAATCCGCTCGTGGTTACCAAGTGAAGATTTGACAGTAATATCGCTAATTGGTGGAGCGAATGTAAAACGCCAAATCGAAAAACTAAAGAAAAAACCACAAATAATCGTTGCTTCTCCAGGACGTGCCTTAGAATTAATCAAACAAAAGAAAATTAAAATGCACGAAATCAAAACTATTACTTTGGATGAATGTGACCAATTACTTCGCCAAGAAAACTTCAAAAGCACGCTAGAAATAGTCGAAAGTGCCGTGCGCGATCGTCAATTGACACTTGTTTCTGCAACTAAACTAGAAAACCCCGAAACCTTTTTCGGTCAAACAGAACAAGAGCCAGTCGTACTGGAAGTTATTGCCAAACCCGAAGAATTAACAAACGTCGAACATCTTTATATGGACGTAGAATCACGCGATAAAGCCACTTTATTACGCCGAATTTCTCATATTAAAGACATGCGCGGGCTTGTTTTTGTAAAAGACAAACCGCGAATGGAGATTTTACTTGAGAAGCTTCATTTCGATAAAGTAAAAGCTGCTGGAATTCACGGAGAAATCCGTAAAGAAAAACGCAAAAAATATCTGGATGATTTCAAAAAAGGAACTTTAACTTATTTAATCGTTACAGATGTGGCTGCTCGTGGGCTAGATATAGAAGATTTGCCATACGTTATTCATTATGACCTAGCAGCAAGCGAAAAAGAGTATACGCATCGTTCAGGGCGTACTGGTCGAATGGGTAAATCTGGTACCGTTATTACTTTTGCAAACCCTCGAGAAATAAGAACCTTAAAACAATATCTAACTATCCACAACTTAAAAGGAAAACAAGTTAGATTTTACCAAGGTAAGCTACTTGACGGAGCCGTGCCAGAAAACAAAATCGCCAAAAAAACAGCACGACCACCGAAACAAGTCCGCAAAGAAAAAACAAATAGCTCAGAAAAACCAGCGTATAAAGGAAAAACAACAGACAAATCAAAATCTGTACGCAAAGAAAAACCAACAAAATCATTTAAATCAGAGCATAATAACAAAATAAATAAATCAAAAAAGAAACCAACTAATTTTAAAAAGTTCAAATAA
- a CDS encoding ATP-binding cassette domain-containing protein — MNDNLIEITGLTKKYRKYKPLNDIHLTLKKGKIIGLLGQNGAGKTTLLNAISGLLKPTSGSIKLAENKRVAYLPSEDFLPNMVIRDYFQIYHGFFPDFSPKKATEMIHSLGINVKENTKYLSKGNAAKVMLALVLCRDADLYLLDEPFSEIDLISRDDIVKSIARFLKEDATLIVTTHLIQDMEMMFDEIILMKRGKIIDRKDTEILREVERKSVVAYYREVFGHA, encoded by the coding sequence ATGAATGACAACTTGATTGAAATAACGGGTCTGACAAAAAAATATCGTAAGTACAAACCATTAAATGACATCCATCTAACTCTCAAAAAAGGAAAAATAATTGGCTTACTTGGACAAAATGGAGCTGGCAAAACAACCCTATTAAATGCAATTTCTGGCTTATTAAAACCAACTTCTGGAAGTATTAAACTAGCTGAAAATAAACGAGTGGCTTATTTGCCGAGCGAAGATTTTTTGCCAAATATGGTGATTCGCGATTATTTTCAAATTTATCATGGTTTTTTTCCGGATTTCAGTCCAAAAAAAGCAACAGAAATGATTCATTCGCTAGGTATTAATGTAAAAGAAAACACCAAATATTTATCTAAAGGAAACGCCGCCAAAGTAATGCTAGCACTTGTTTTGTGCCGGGATGCAGATCTTTATTTACTAGACGAACCTTTTTCAGAAATTGATTTGATTTCGCGTGATGATATCGTGAAAAGTATCGCTCGCTTTTTAAAAGAAGACGCCACTCTTATTGTCACAACACATTTGATTCAAGATATGGAAATGATGTTTGACGAAATTATTTTGATGAAGCGCGGTAAAATTATCGACCGTAAAGATACGGAAATACTGCGAGAAGTGGAACGGAAATCGGTCGTAGCTTATTATCGGGAGGTATTTGGACATGCTTAA